The DNA sequence AACCGCCTGGGGAAATGGCATTCACTCGAACACCGTGGGGCCCGGCCCAAGCCGCCAGGTACTTGGTGAGCCCGACGAGGCCGTGCTTGTGAAACTGGTAGTCGGGCGGGGTGGTCATGTTGGTGCCGGCATAGTTGCTGAAGTCCGGGGCGACCACTCCCTGAACGGACCCGATGTTGATGATGGTCCCCTTTTTTCTCTTCATCATGGGATCCATAAAGGCGCGGGAGATGGCAAAGAGTCCCGTGCCATTGACCTCCATCGACTGCCTCCAGTCGTCCAGTGGAGCTGCATAACTCCGCATGGAGCGTCCCACTGAGTTGTTGACCAGAATGTCGACTGAGCCCTGTTGTTCCAGCACTCGCTCACTAAAGGCCAGGATCGATTCCTCGCTTCCTTGGTCGTAACTTTCGCCGCTGGCCTTCAGTCCCCGGTCCACCAGGCTGGCCGCCCATTCCAGGCAGCGGGACTTGTTGCGAGAAGCGATGATCACGTGAGCTCCGGCTTCGGCCAAGGCTTCCGACATGGGAGTTCCATAGAGTCCGGTGCCCCCGGTGACGATGGCCGTGCAATCGGAAAGATCGAACAACTCGCGAACGTGCATGGTATTTCTCCTGGGGGATGAGATTGCGTGACGGTGAAACCGGGTCGTTCGAGGATGATGCGCCCGGGACGACAGCTATCATACTCCTGTAGTCGCTTCCTTAACCCGCATTTCTCAGCGGACCAGCACCAGCACCAGGGAAAGGGTCAGGATGCTGGACAGCGTGGAGAAGAGTACCGCTCTTGAGACGAAAGCGACGTTACTGCCGAGTTCTCGAGCGAAAACGATCGGCATGATCGCCGTAGGCATGCTTGCCTGCAGCACCACCACCTGACCCAGCAAGCCTCCCAAGCCAACCAGGGACGCGGCCCACCAGGCCCAAAGGGGACCGACCAGTAGTCTGAGAGCGACCACGCCCCAGGTGTCGGGATGGTTGATCCGAAGCGGGATGCGGCCCACCTCCATTCCGATGGTGATCAACAATACCGGAATTCCCGCCCTGCCTAGGATGTCGACCGGCTCGAAGACGGAGGCCGGCAGGGGGATTTCAAAGGCGCGTAGGAACAGCGCAGCCAGAATGGCGTAGGGAACCGGCATCCGGGCCAGCTTCCAAAGAGATTGCCGGGTTCCGTGCACGCCCCTGGCAGCCAGAAACAAGCCACAGGTGTTGTGCGGCAAAGAGTTGGTTGCCACCAGGACAGCGGCCAGGCGCAGTCCTTCCTCGCCGAAGGCAAACAGCACGAAGGGGAATCCCAGGGTGACGGCGTTGAAGAAGGTTGCCGCCATGACGGCGGCGCCGGTGGCGGGCCCGTCCATACGGCGAAGCCTGGCATAAATCCATCCCAGCAGAGCCATGCCCGACAGGACCAGAAATACGAACGCAACCACTTGTCCCGCCTGCGCCAGGGTGACCTCCACCTTCATGAGGGAAGAGAAGAGTAGTGCAGGCGACAGGATGTAGAGACATAAACGGCTCAGACTGCGGAGCTCGAAGTGCAGCAGCCGGTCGGTGAGAGCTCCCAGTCCGGCAAAGAAAATGGGGGGTAGCAGGGCATCCGCGAAGGTGCGGCCCACTGCAACCAGAAACGAGGTGATCATGGAGTCGGCGTGGAATGAAACGCAACGGAATGCCGGACCGTGCAGACTACTTCCCGGAAGGGCCGTCAACGGGTTCCGCCTCCGGCTCAAGCACGAATAGCGGCTGCAGGCCGGGAGAACGCCAGACCAGCAGGCGACCGTCCTGGTCTCCCGCCACGACCGTCCGACCATCCCTGCTCACTGCCGACACGTGGACGAAGGAGGACACGCCGCCAAGCCGTCGTTCCCCCAAGCGTACGATGGGATCTCCTGAACTGATCAACAATCGGTCGCTGTCGGCAATGAAGCTCAGGGAAGTGATCTCTTTCTCGTAGCCGCCGAGGGTCTGTTTCTGTTCGCCCGTTTCAAAATCCCAAAGCTTGACGTCGCCATCGGCGCCGCAGGTGGCCAGAATCTTGCCGTCTGCTTTCCAGGCCACGTCCAGAACATGGTGGGTGTGTCCCTCAAGGGTCTTGGCCAATTGGCGGCTCTCGACCTCAAAGACTCTGGCAAATCGGTCGGTGGAGGCGGTAGCCAGATAGCGGCCGTCCGGTGAGAACTCGATTCCGAGGATGGTGTCGATGTGCGCATCGGGAACCTCTCCCGCGAGTTCCCCATTCTCCGCGCGCCAGATCTTGAGTTCGCCGCTTCTGGACGGGTCTCCACTTCCGGTTGCCAGCAGTTGGCCATCGGGACTGAAGGCCAATGCCGTTACCCTTCCCATGGGCCCGGATGAATCTTGCGCCGATCCGACCACCCGCTCCAAGACCCAGGACAATTCCTGTTTGTTCTGGCTTGGTTCGGTCGGGCTTGGAACCGGACCTGACATCTGCAAACGCCAGAATTTCAAGGTCCTGTAGCCTCCAGAAACCAGGAGATCACCCTTGGGACTGAAGGCCAGCGAGTGAACCATGTCCAGGTGGCTGACCCCCGGCTCCGCATAGAGGCTGCCCGGGTTCAATGAGGGGTCGGTGAGTCGTGCCGCCAGTCGGCCAGAGGCCAGGTGGTAAACGAGAATCCTGTTGGAGCGTCCGCAGGCGGCGTAGTTGCCATCAGGACTGATGGCGGCGCTGTAGACAGGATTCAAGGTTGCCGGAATGACCTTCCAATTCAATTGGGGCAAGAGGCTGGTCGGGTCGCCTGCCCGGGCACCCTGATCGATCCAGAGTTTAAGGAGCCCAAGCTCTTCGGAGGTGAGGGGCGCAGCCTCGGCGGCATTCCCCTCAGGCGGCATAAAGGGTTGGCGGATATGAGCGGCCACCTGGAGCAGCAGACTGTCGGCGCCGTTGCCTGGAACGACCAGCGGTTCTGCTCGATCGCCGGAGAGAATCAGCTGCCTGTCTTCCAGAACCACTTTTCCGAGAGCCAGGCTCTTGCTGTGACAGGCCAGGCATTTGGCCTGAAAAATCGGAAGGAGATCCCTGTTGAAGCTGACAGGTTCCTGCCTGTCCGGGACCGAAATGGGAATGGATCCGTCCCGAGCCCCATCCTTGTCCTGGTCGAGTTGAGCCCGGACAGGGGCGGCCGCGACGGTCGCCAGCAAAGTCAGCCAAAGAATCACCGGATGTCCCGGCGCCGGCAGTTCGGGCCGGCGTCTGGCCCGGCGGCCGGAATGGAGGGTCTTGAGGAACCGCTTCATGGACGGTGTCTGAGAGAGGTCTCCTGCAGGACGGGTTGCACCCGGATCGTCAGCGGCTCTTCCACCTGAATTTCCTGCTCGTTCAGTTGAAGCGTTGCTTGGAGCTTGAGCGGATAATCGCCGGGATCCAGATCGGCAGCCAGCCGGACAAGCAGGGCGGAGGTCGTCTCGCCTTTCGGAATGGTTACCGACTCGGCCTCGATCCCGACGATGTGGATGGGAACTTTGAGACCGATCTCAACCGGGTCGGCGTAGTTGAACAGGCGCTTGATGGAAAGGGGCAATTCCAGGTTGGTCCCGGCTTGAGAGTGCCACAGCCTCTCCTTTCCAGTCAGGAGAATGGGAGACGGATGGATGGTCAAATCCAGAGCTCTGGAATGAGCAGCCATCCTGACTTTTCGAGGGGATGCCTTGGCAATCGCCTCTTGCAAGCGCTTCTCGGCCGCCCTGCGCGCCCGCTCGGCCTCCTTGGCTTGGGCGGCCGCATCCGCCTCGGATTGGGGAGTTGTCTTCCCGGTGCTTCTTCCCGCCACAACCGTTTTCCGTTCGGACAGTTGTTGTAACCTCATCGTTTCCCGACGGGCATGAGCCACCCCTTCGGGTTGGTTGCGATAGGTGACCTGTCCCACTGCCACCGTCGAAAAAGTGTACTTTCCGGGCTTGAACTCGTTCCCCCGCTTGGTGACCTTGTAGACGAGCGTTCCCTCGCTGCTCTCATCGTCCACAACCAGCTTGGTGGTGCCCTCCCTCAGTCCGTCAAGCGTTCCCAGGCGCAGCTTCAACTCGCCCGGCAGAAGGGGGCGGCGAGCGAGCTGAAAGGGGATTTTCAGATTGCCTTCCAGAGGGACGTCCCACGCCTGCTTTTGGATCCGGAACTCTGGAAGCTGAGGGGCCAACTCGTTTCGGCTCACGGCCAGGGTCCGATTCCGCACCAGCCGGGATTGCGCGCCTGCCCGTCTCAGCGAGCCGGAGTTCCAGACCAGGGTAGCGTGGCGCGCCTGACGCTCAACCGCCCGGCCATCGATCCTTGCCCTGCCGATCACCTCCACGGCCCCGGTCCAACCCGCCGCCTCGGGAGACGCCTCGAAGTACAGGTAGGTTCCGTTGCTCTTTTCCAGGATGGTTGCTCCCGGGAAGCTGATCCCGGGGGGCAACCCCTTGACCTCGAGATCGATCCTGCCCTCGAATCCGTCGCGCCGGATGGCCATGACGTTCATGCGGGTCTTCCCTCCCAGCCGCACCAGGGGTTCCCAGATGATGCCGTCGTCGTTGGAGCCTCCGGGATCGTCGGTAGCCACCAACAGGCGGAAATCGGGATCGGAATGGCGAATCGACAGCCGGTAGAGTTGGGAGGGGCGGCTCTCCCGTGTGGCCGCCAAATCGTGAATCTTGAGCCGGTAGGCGCCGTCGTGCTCGGCCTTGAATCGAAAGACCGGGTCGCGGCTTCCGGTGTTATAGCGCTCGTCTCCGAGAAAAGTGTTGTCATCGTCCAATCGCGCCACCAACTCCGGCTGCTCCAAGCCATTGCCATCGACGGACAACCTCTGCAGCACCACTACGGGATCGGTGGGCAGACCCAGCCGATGTGAGAACACTTCAATCCAGTAGCTGGCGCCCTTCTCGGCTTCAAAGACAAACCAGTCCTGGTCTGCCTGGGGGAAGAACTGCCCCTGGATCTCGCAGGGCAGCGAAACCCTCTGGGCCGAATGGGGCTGATTGTTGGGTTCCAGTTCGCTGACCAGGGGAGCCGTGGCAAAACCAAGGCTGGCGGAGTTCGAGACTCCTTCGGGCGAGTTCAATCGGAAGTCGATGCCTCCCGCCACAACCTGTCTCGGTTCCAGGAAGGAGTTGACAGGCAGGAGATGAGCATCCTGGGGAAGAGTGATTTCGACGGTTTTCTCCTCCAGGGGCACCCCTTGGGGGTTGAGCACGGAGGAGGTTTTGCCGCCCGGGAGATTTTGCCCGTAAACCACGTAGGATTGACGACTCCCCGGCCGGCCGGCCGGCGGAAAGATGTATGCGATATGCGGTTGGGTTCCCACCGAGAGGCGATAGGCATATTCGGGACCGCCTCGATAGAGGTAGTCGTAAATCTTGACGACGTACTCTCCGGCAGCAGGGGCCGTGAAGTCCAGGAACGGGTCGAGGCGGTAGGTGTCCCGATCGCTCATGAGCTCTCTACCGGAGGCGTCGCAGAGCACCAGGGTCGCATCCATCTTGGAGTCTAATCGCTGGGCCAGCACTTTCAGCACGATGCGCTGTCCCTGCTCGGCTTCGAATGTGAAATAGTCGGCTACGCCTTCGTTGCTACGGCCGTTTACGGTCACACCCAAAGGAATCCGCCGGGACTTTGGCAGCGTGTGGTTGTCGTCCTCCGAGAGCACCTCTTCCTGATCTCCGACCATAAAGGCTCGAGCGTTGGAAATCCCGAAGTGCCCGGCCAGGCGCAACTCGTAGACTCCCGGGGGCACGTCGGGGGCAATGGTGACCTTGAACTTGCCGGGAACGGGCCGTGGAGTCGGCTCGAGCCAGGTGCTCTCTCTCATCAGCGGGGAGCCGGTAATTCCCGGGTGGGAAAAGAGGAGGCGGTCGACGCCGTCCATGTTGCTGCCGGAGACGGTGACCTCAACGGTCGAGGCCTGTTTCCCACCGGAAGGGAAAGCCGTCATAAGCCGCAGAAACGGCATTTGGCCCCAAGCGGGGATGCCCGCCAACTGCCAGAGTCCGGCGGCTCCCAGCAACACCAACGCCACCGACCGCAGCTTCGCAGCAGTGTTTGAAGTCCTGTGTTTCATGGAGATTTCTCCCCCTCCGGGTGCGAGTGGCTCGCTCCTCCACCGGAACCGGTCACATCGGGAACCCTCCCGCGGATTGGATGCTCCCACCCCAAGTCAACCGGTTCGGCAACCTCCTCAGCCGCTCGGGTGCGAACTCGGCTAGTGGTCAATGGTTGAAAAGGAACTCTTTGGTGTTGAGCAGAGCCCAGAGGGTGTCCTGATAGGCCTCTTGCAACCGGCTCCGCGAGGCAGCGGCAGCGTCCGACACTTGAGTCTTTTTCCGTATGTAGCCCAATGCGAGCTCCATTTCCGGCTCTTCTGGCAAGCGCGACAGGGCCCACAGATAGAGTTCCCGTATCTTTTCTTCGTCGGTCAGGCTGGAATCGTTGGCCAGGCGGATGGCCCGTCCCCGCGGGTCGCTGACCCTCTCGTGGATCTTGCGAGAATTCAACAGGTGGAGGCTCTGGGCCAGGTTGGCGTCATGGGTTCGCTCGGACTCGGAGGCGCTGGCATTGTTGGGTCGGCCGAACAGCGTCAGGAAATAGGAGTCGGCGTTGAAGCTGTCGTCGGGTAGCTGCACGGCCCGCGTCCCGATGGGCTGACCGGGGAATTGGGTCGGCACGTCGGTCACCTGGTCGATTGCGTCCAGCAGGACCTCGGCCGTCAACCGCTTGGGGTAGTACCTGGAGAAGTTCTGACTGTCATCCGCGTTTCGCCCATTGGGATGGGAACTGCGCTGATAGGTCCGGGATTGACAGATCGTCCGGATCAGCTCCTTCAGGTCGAAGCCGCTTTGGATGAAATGGCCGGCCAGAGCGTCCAGCAAGTCCGGATTGGTGGCGGGGTTGGTGCCTCTCATGTCGTCTTCCGGTTCGACCAGGCCCCGTCCCATGAAATGCTTCCAGTAACGGTTCACCAGCATGCGGGCAAAGAAGGGATTGTCCTTGTCGGCCATCCAGTCGGCCAGAACCTGCCGAGGGTCCTGCTCTGGGGAAATGTCGAAGGCGCTCGTACCCAGTCCCGTGGGCATCACCGGCAGCTTGGTCTTGGGATTGATGGCGGCTGCCGTTCCGCGGTCATGGAAAATGACTTCCTCCCCGGCCTGAGTTCCCGGCTTTCGCGCCAGACGAGAGAAGAAAGCGGCAAATCCGTAGTAGTCCTGCTGGCTCCATTGTTCGTAGGGATGGTGATGGCAGCGGGCGCACTGCAGCCGAACGCCCAGATAGATCTGGGCCGCGTCCTGAACCTGGTCTTCGATGCTCTTGACTTCCCGGAACCAGGTCACGGCCGGATTGCGGCCAATCTCCCCGGTAGCCGTAACGATCTCTCGCATCCACTGGTCGTAGGGCTTGTTTTCCAG is a window from the Acidobacteriota bacterium genome containing:
- a CDS encoding SDR family oxidoreductase translates to MHVRELFDLSDCTAIVTGGTGLYGTPMSEALAEAGAHVIIASRNKSRCLEWAASLVDRGLKASGESYDQGSEESILAFSERVLEQQGSVDILVNNSVGRSMRSYAAPLDDWRQSMEVNGTGLFAISRAFMDPMMKRKKGTIINIGSVQGVVAPDFSNYAGTNMTTPPDYQFHKHGLVGLTKYLAAWAGPHGVRVNAISPGGYNPEVAHEPFLSQYNRRVFLGRMAEFDDIKGVALFLASEASRYITGQNIVLDGGYCA
- a CDS encoding AEC family transporter yields the protein MTALPGSSLHGPAFRCVSFHADSMITSFLVAVGRTFADALLPPIFFAGLGALTDRLLHFELRSLSRLCLYILSPALLFSSLMKVEVTLAQAGQVVAFVFLVLSGMALLGWIYARLRRMDGPATGAAVMAATFFNAVTLGFPFVLFAFGEEGLRLAAVLVATNSLPHNTCGLFLAARGVHGTRQSLWKLARMPVPYAILAALFLRAFEIPLPASVFEPVDILGRAGIPVLLITIGMEVGRIPLRINHPDTWGVVALRLLVGPLWAWWAASLVGLGGLLGQVVVLQASMPTAIMPIVFARELGSNVAFVSRAVLFSTLSSILTLSLVLVLVR
- a CDS encoding PPC domain-containing protein produces the protein MKHRTSNTAAKLRSVALVLLGAAGLWQLAGIPAWGQMPFLRLMTAFPSGGKQASTVEVTVSGSNMDGVDRLLFSHPGITGSPLMRESTWLEPTPRPVPGKFKVTIAPDVPPGVYELRLAGHFGISNARAFMVGDQEEVLSEDDNHTLPKSRRIPLGVTVNGRSNEGVADYFTFEAEQGQRIVLKVLAQRLDSKMDATLVLCDASGRELMSDRDTYRLDPFLDFTAPAAGEYVVKIYDYLYRGGPEYAYRLSVGTQPHIAYIFPPAGRPGSRQSYVVYGQNLPGGKTSSVLNPQGVPLEEKTVEITLPQDAHLLPVNSFLEPRQVVAGGIDFRLNSPEGVSNSASLGFATAPLVSELEPNNQPHSAQRVSLPCEIQGQFFPQADQDWFVFEAEKGASYWIEVFSHRLGLPTDPVVVLQRLSVDGNGLEQPELVARLDDDNTFLGDERYNTGSRDPVFRFKAEHDGAYRLKIHDLAATRESRPSQLYRLSIRHSDPDFRLLVATDDPGGSNDDGIIWEPLVRLGGKTRMNVMAIRRDGFEGRIDLEVKGLPPGISFPGATILEKSNGTYLYFEASPEAAGWTGAVEVIGRARIDGRAVERQARHATLVWNSGSLRRAGAQSRLVRNRTLAVSRNELAPQLPEFRIQKQAWDVPLEGNLKIPFQLARRPLLPGELKLRLGTLDGLREGTTKLVVDDESSEGTLVYKVTKRGNEFKPGKYTFSTVAVGQVTYRNQPEGVAHARRETMRLQQLSERKTVVAGRSTGKTTPQSEADAAAQAKEAERARRAAEKRLQEAIAKASPRKVRMAAHSRALDLTIHPSPILLTGKERLWHSQAGTNLELPLSIKRLFNYADPVEIGLKVPIHIVGIEAESVTIPKGETTSALLVRLAADLDPGDYPLKLQATLQLNEQEIQVEEPLTIRVQPVLQETSLRHRP